A stretch of the Clavibacter sp. B3I6 genome encodes the following:
- a CDS encoding ABC transporter permease → MSGTKNASARPLADLLHRPWFWGSVAILLLLAVNVAKDPGYLALSVNPDTGNLVGNLVDILRAAAPVLMIAVGMCLVVATGGIDLSVGSIMVVAGAVSMEFLKAAGSDSLGVALGAIGLALLISVILGAVNGMLVSVVGLQPFISTLVIMLAGRGLAKVITAGQNTAASNEPFRWVANGYLVGLPVVFLLAVLITIGVAVLVRRSALGLMIEAIGMDPQAARLAGLDRRALLFTAYIASGLLAGVAGIFATASVMTVDVSRTGYQLELDAILAVVIGGTSLAGGKFHLLGAAVGALLIATLDKTVVFLGISSSATPAFKAIVIVALCLLQSRRVRALFTRRRPAAPAPVPTEKEAVSA, encoded by the coding sequence ATGAGCGGCACGAAGAACGCGTCCGCCCGCCCGCTCGCCGACCTGCTGCACCGGCCCTGGTTCTGGGGATCCGTCGCGATCCTCCTGCTGCTGGCCGTCAACGTGGCCAAGGACCCGGGATACCTCGCCCTCTCGGTGAACCCCGACACGGGGAACCTCGTCGGCAACCTCGTCGACATCCTCCGCGCCGCGGCGCCCGTGCTCATGATCGCCGTGGGCATGTGCCTCGTGGTCGCCACCGGCGGCATCGACCTGAGCGTCGGGTCGATCATGGTCGTCGCCGGCGCCGTCTCCATGGAGTTCCTGAAGGCCGCCGGCTCCGACTCGCTGGGCGTCGCGCTCGGCGCGATTGGGCTCGCGCTCCTCATCAGCGTGATCCTCGGCGCGGTCAACGGCATGCTCGTCTCCGTCGTCGGGCTGCAGCCGTTCATCAGCACGCTCGTGATCATGCTCGCGGGCCGCGGCCTCGCGAAGGTGATCACCGCGGGCCAGAACACGGCCGCCTCCAACGAGCCGTTCCGCTGGGTCGCGAACGGCTACCTCGTGGGGCTGCCGGTCGTGTTCCTGCTGGCCGTGCTGATCACCATCGGCGTCGCCGTGCTCGTGCGGCGCAGCGCCCTCGGGCTCATGATCGAGGCGATCGGCATGGACCCGCAGGCCGCGCGCCTCGCGGGCCTCGACCGCCGCGCGCTCCTGTTCACGGCGTACATCGCGAGCGGCCTGCTCGCGGGCGTCGCCGGGATCTTCGCGACCGCCAGCGTCATGACGGTCGACGTCTCCCGCACCGGCTACCAGCTGGAGCTCGACGCGATCCTCGCGGTCGTCATCGGCGGCACCTCGCTCGCCGGCGGCAAGTTCCACCTGCTCGGGGCCGCCGTCGGCGCGCTCCTCATCGCGACCCTCGACAAGACGGTCGTGTTCCTCGGCATCTCCTCCTCGGCCACGCCCGCCTTCAAGGCGATCGTGATCGTGGCGCTCTGCCTCCTGCAGTCCCGGCGCGTGCGCGCGCTGTTCACGAGGCGCCGTCCCGCGGCGCCCGCCCCCGTGCCGACCGAGAAGGAGGCCGTGTCCGCATGA
- a CDS encoding aminoglycoside phosphotransferase family protein: MDDRRATGRAVAGGADRPAALDGVLRRIGASPADARELPGGSVNRTYRVARPGGDVVVRIPVDPRREDEFPVEEWAAAAAARAGIPVPAVLERGVEDGVPYLVQEHVPPHAVPVADPWTELGRLARAVGRVDLADAPASLFTRFGRDLAAAWDAHVAYGLASLHDDDPLLRDGAYPADAAPWLRERVISLAETGFDHGLAHGDLAPRNLLSRGPDAAPVLLDWGAAETGPTPWTDARRVTAWTRLDGSVAEAEHDAFMAAAGLDDAAAQRTLVAMTALHLVDVTRWARERRPDLYADHVDRCRAGLARLIERG; the protein is encoded by the coding sequence ATGGACGACCGGCGGGCGACCGGGAGAGCGGTCGCGGGCGGGGCCGACCGACCGGCCGCGCTCGACGGGGTCCTCCGCCGGATCGGGGCCTCGCCCGCCGACGCGCGGGAGCTCCCCGGCGGATCCGTGAACCGCACGTACCGCGTCGCGCGACCGGGCGGCGACGTCGTGGTCCGGATCCCGGTCGACCCGCGCCGCGAGGACGAGTTCCCCGTCGAGGAGTGGGCGGCCGCGGCCGCCGCCCGGGCGGGCATCCCGGTCCCGGCGGTCCTCGAGCGCGGGGTCGAGGACGGCGTCCCGTACCTCGTGCAGGAGCACGTGCCGCCGCACGCGGTGCCCGTCGCGGATCCCTGGACCGAGCTCGGCCGCCTGGCCCGAGCGGTCGGCCGCGTCGACCTCGCCGACGCCCCCGCGTCGCTCTTCACGCGCTTCGGGCGCGACCTCGCCGCCGCGTGGGACGCGCACGTCGCCTACGGCCTCGCGTCGCTCCACGACGACGATCCGCTCCTCCGCGACGGCGCCTACCCGGCGGACGCGGCGCCCTGGCTGCGAGAGCGCGTCATCAGCCTCGCCGAGACCGGGTTCGACCACGGCCTCGCGCACGGCGACCTCGCCCCGCGGAACCTCCTGTCCCGCGGGCCGGACGCGGCCCCGGTCCTCCTCGACTGGGGCGCGGCCGAGACCGGGCCGACGCCGTGGACGGACGCCCGCCGCGTGACGGCATGGACCCGCCTCGACGGATCCGTCGCCGAGGCGGAGCACGACGCCTTCATGGCCGCGGCCGGCCTCGACGACGCCGCGGCGCAGCGCACGCTCGTCGCGATGACGGCGCTGCACCTCGTGGACGTCACGCGCTGGGCCCGCGAGCGGCGGCCGGACCTGTACGCGGACCACGTCGACCGGTGCCGCGCGGGGCTCGCGCGGCTCATCGAGCGGGGCTGA
- a CDS encoding sugar ABC transporter ATP-binding protein, with protein MQAPSPIVEMQGITISFPGVKALDAVDLRLFPGEVHTLMGENGAGKSTLIKALTGVYGIDSGRVVVDGAERRLSGTADAQAAGISTVYQEVNLCGNLTIGENVMLGHERRGRFGIDWKRTHAAASEVLARVGLGHLDPRTPLSSLSLALQQLVAISRATVIDAKVLILDEPTSSLDADEVEGLFRVMRRLRDEGVAILFVSHFLDQVFAISDRLTVLRNGKRVGEHLTRDIDRAGLIAEMIGKDLQSLRSLDRERASRRVADGEPVYRATGIGRKGSLDATDVELRRGEVVGLAGLLGSGRTELARLLYGVDRPDTGSVTMDGAPVAISSPAKALKHRIAFSSENRRDEGIIRDLSVRENLVLAVQAKRGWARPLSAKEKDRIVTKYLTELNVRPADPDRPIRNLSGGNQQKVLLGRWLATEPELLILDEPTRGIDVGAKAEIQEQVAALADTGVAVVFISSELEEVVRLSDRIVVLKDHRKIAELVAGPDVTAESIVAAIAEEGVSAVDLDAVPDPAGEHARPSATASAPASASAPAEEARR; from the coding sequence ATGCAGGCACCCAGCCCGATCGTCGAGATGCAGGGCATCACCATCTCGTTTCCCGGGGTCAAGGCGCTCGACGCCGTGGACCTCCGGCTCTTCCCCGGCGAGGTCCACACCCTCATGGGCGAGAACGGCGCCGGGAAGTCGACCCTCATCAAGGCGCTCACGGGCGTCTACGGGATCGACTCCGGCCGCGTCGTCGTCGACGGGGCCGAGCGCCGGCTCTCCGGCACCGCCGACGCCCAGGCCGCCGGGATCTCCACGGTCTACCAGGAGGTCAACCTCTGCGGGAACCTCACCATCGGCGAGAACGTCATGCTCGGCCACGAGCGCCGCGGGCGGTTCGGCATCGACTGGAAGCGCACGCACGCCGCCGCCTCCGAGGTGCTGGCGCGCGTGGGGCTCGGCCACCTGGATCCGCGCACCCCGCTCTCCTCGCTCAGCCTCGCGCTGCAGCAGCTCGTCGCCATCAGCCGCGCCACCGTCATCGACGCGAAGGTGCTGATCCTCGACGAGCCGACCTCGAGCCTCGACGCCGACGAGGTCGAGGGCCTCTTCCGCGTGATGCGCCGCCTCCGCGACGAGGGCGTCGCCATCCTCTTCGTCTCCCACTTCCTCGACCAGGTCTTCGCGATCAGCGACCGGCTCACGGTCCTCCGCAACGGGAAGCGCGTGGGCGAGCACCTCACGCGCGACATCGACCGGGCCGGCCTCATCGCCGAGATGATCGGCAAGGACCTGCAGAGCCTCCGCTCGCTCGACCGCGAGCGCGCCAGCCGCAGGGTCGCCGACGGGGAGCCCGTGTACCGGGCCACCGGGATCGGCCGGAAGGGCTCGCTCGACGCGACCGACGTCGAGCTCCGCCGCGGCGAGGTCGTCGGCCTCGCGGGGCTCCTCGGCTCCGGCCGCACCGAGCTCGCACGCCTCCTCTACGGCGTCGACCGGCCCGACACCGGATCCGTGACCATGGACGGCGCGCCCGTCGCCATCTCCTCCCCCGCCAAGGCGCTGAAGCACCGCATCGCGTTCTCCAGCGAGAACCGGCGCGACGAGGGGATCATCCGCGACCTCAGCGTCCGCGAGAACCTCGTGCTCGCCGTGCAGGCGAAGCGCGGCTGGGCCCGGCCGCTGTCGGCCAAGGAGAAGGACCGGATCGTCACGAAGTACCTCACCGAGCTCAACGTGCGACCGGCCGATCCCGATCGGCCGATCCGGAACCTGTCCGGCGGCAACCAGCAGAAGGTGCTGCTCGGGCGGTGGCTCGCCACGGAGCCCGAGCTGCTGATCCTCGACGAGCCGACCCGCGGGATCGACGTGGGCGCCAAGGCCGAGATCCAGGAGCAGGTCGCCGCCCTCGCCGACACGGGCGTCGCCGTCGTCTTCATCTCCTCGGAGCTCGAGGAGGTGGTGCGGCTCAGCGACCGCATCGTCGTGCTCAAGGACCACCGCAAGATCGCCGAGCTCGTGGCGGGACCCGACGTGACGGCCGAGTCGATCGTCGCCGCCATCGCCGAGGAGGGCGTGTCGGCCGTCGACCTCGACGCCGTGCCCGACCCGGCCGGCGAGCACGCACGCCCGTCCGCTACCGCATCCGCGCCTGCATCCGCATCCGCACCCGCCGAGGAGGCCCGCCGATGA
- a CDS encoding ABC transporter substrate-binding protein, translating to MSTKRRIATIAAAGAIALGLAACSSNSGTGSTAGGAADSGGETATVGFVAVGPEGAWRQANEKNIQDTFTKEAGFDLKYAPATNNDQKSQIDAFTSFVDEGVDVILLSATEGSGWEDSLERAKEAEIPVVLIDRGIEPDDDSLYATRIAPDNIAVSESVADWAKTALPEGGKYFTLEGPAGVSVVNERNEGWNEVIGADSAFTKVGAQTANWSTEEAKSVFETVLKSNANDVQMVFAQNDEMGLGAVQAVEEAGLTPGEDVKIATIDGTKGALQALADGKLSFVAEYNPLFGETALEAVQALLDGETVESSIVVPSETFDSPEKAATALPDRKF from the coding sequence ATGTCCACGAAGAGGCGCATCGCCACCATCGCCGCCGCCGGGGCCATCGCCCTCGGCCTCGCGGCCTGCTCGAGCAACTCGGGCACCGGATCCACCGCAGGCGGCGCCGCCGACAGCGGCGGCGAGACGGCCACCGTCGGCTTCGTCGCGGTCGGCCCCGAGGGCGCCTGGCGCCAGGCCAACGAGAAGAACATCCAGGACACCTTCACGAAGGAGGCCGGGTTCGACCTCAAGTACGCGCCGGCCACCAACAACGACCAGAAGTCGCAGATCGACGCGTTCACGTCGTTCGTCGACGAGGGCGTCGACGTGATCCTGCTCTCGGCCACGGAGGGATCCGGCTGGGAGGACTCGCTCGAGCGCGCCAAGGAGGCCGAGATCCCCGTGGTCCTCATCGACCGCGGCATCGAGCCGGACGACGACTCGCTCTACGCGACCCGCATCGCCCCCGACAACATCGCCGTGAGCGAGTCGGTCGCCGACTGGGCGAAGACCGCGCTGCCCGAGGGCGGCAAGTACTTCACGCTCGAGGGCCCCGCGGGCGTCTCGGTCGTCAACGAGCGCAACGAGGGCTGGAACGAGGTCATCGGCGCGGACAGCGCCTTCACGAAGGTCGGCGCACAGACCGCGAACTGGTCGACCGAGGAGGCCAAGAGCGTCTTCGAGACCGTGCTCAAGTCGAACGCGAACGACGTGCAGATGGTCTTCGCGCAGAACGACGAGATGGGCCTCGGCGCCGTCCAGGCCGTCGAGGAGGCGGGCCTCACGCCCGGCGAGGACGTGAAGATCGCGACCATCGACGGCACGAAGGGCGCGCTCCAGGCCCTCGCCGACGGCAAGCTCAGCTTCGTCGCCGAGTACAACCCGCTGTTCGGCGAGACCGCGCTCGAGGCCGTCCAGGCGCTCCTCGACGGCGAGACCGTCGAGTCGTCGATCGTCGTCCCGTCGGAGACGTTCGACTCCCCCGAGAAGGCCGCCACCGCGCTGCCCGACCGGAAGTTCTAG
- a CDS encoding sugar ABC transporter ATP-binding protein encodes MTGITVAFPNGVALDGVDLDLHPGEVHALLGENGAGKSTLIKALLGVHRIAAGEVLVDGEPVRLGGPADARALGIQAAFQESHLVENLSVGENVMLGHETRGRLGISWRATHARAAAMLAELGLGDLDPRDRLADLSPASRQLVSIARAMVDRPRVLVLDEPTSSLDADDVARLFQVIRRLRDQGVAILFVSHFLEQVLALSDRMTVLRGGVKEGDYLPHEIDRAEIIARMIGTDVAHLKRIGSERRAHRADPVGPPLYRAAGVGRRGMLRPVDLELHPGEVVGIAGLRGSGRTELARLLAGADRADGGVVTLGGRDVVIDRPVDALRNRVALSAEDRGAEGLIGELSVRENIVLALQALRGWAHPLSRAERQDLVERHIEHFGITPADPSTPAGELSGGNQQKVLLARWLAIRPRVLILDEPTRGVDIRAKVDIQAHIAQLALEGVAVVFISSAFDELVRVSDRIVVLKDREKIGELSNGPGVTVDTIVELIAAPADEDDEEGFPLPELPARPTAPRLPDPAARA; translated from the coding sequence ATGACGGGCATCACGGTCGCCTTCCCCAACGGCGTCGCGCTCGACGGCGTCGACCTCGACCTCCACCCCGGCGAGGTGCACGCGCTCCTCGGCGAGAACGGCGCCGGCAAGTCGACGCTGATCAAGGCGCTGCTCGGCGTGCACCGGATCGCGGCGGGCGAGGTCCTGGTCGACGGCGAGCCCGTGCGGCTCGGCGGGCCGGCGGACGCGCGCGCCCTCGGGATCCAGGCGGCGTTCCAGGAGTCGCACCTGGTGGAGAACCTGAGCGTCGGCGAGAACGTCATGCTCGGCCACGAGACGCGCGGCCGCCTCGGCATCTCCTGGCGCGCCACGCACGCACGCGCCGCCGCGATGCTCGCGGAGCTCGGCCTCGGCGACTTGGATCCCCGCGACCGCCTCGCCGACCTCTCCCCCGCCAGCCGCCAGCTCGTCTCCATCGCCCGCGCCATGGTCGACCGGCCGCGCGTGCTGGTGCTCGACGAGCCCACCTCGAGCCTCGACGCGGACGACGTCGCGCGCCTGTTCCAGGTGATCCGCCGGCTCCGCGACCAGGGCGTCGCCATCCTGTTCGTCTCGCACTTCCTCGAGCAGGTGCTGGCCCTCAGCGACCGGATGACCGTGCTCCGCGGCGGCGTGAAGGAGGGCGACTACCTGCCGCACGAGATCGACCGCGCCGAGATCATCGCGCGCATGATCGGCACGGACGTCGCGCACCTCAAGCGCATCGGGTCGGAGCGGCGGGCGCACCGCGCGGATCCGGTCGGGCCGCCGCTGTACCGCGCCGCGGGCGTGGGGCGCCGGGGGATGCTGCGGCCCGTGGACCTGGAGCTGCACCCGGGCGAGGTGGTGGGCATCGCGGGGCTCCGCGGATCCGGCCGCACCGAGCTCGCGCGCCTGCTCGCCGGGGCCGACCGGGCGGACGGCGGCGTGGTCACGCTCGGCGGACGCGACGTCGTGATCGACCGGCCCGTGGACGCCCTGCGGAACCGCGTCGCGCTGTCGGCGGAGGACCGCGGGGCCGAGGGACTCATCGGCGAGCTGAGCGTGCGGGAGAACATCGTGCTCGCGCTGCAGGCGCTGCGCGGCTGGGCGCACCCGCTTTCCCGCGCCGAGCGGCAGGACCTGGTGGAGCGCCACATCGAGCACTTCGGCATCACGCCCGCCGATCCCTCGACGCCGGCCGGCGAGCTGTCCGGCGGCAACCAGCAGAAGGTGCTGCTCGCGCGCTGGCTCGCGATCCGGCCGCGGGTGCTGATCCTCGACGAGCCCACGCGCGGCGTCGACATCCGCGCGAAGGTCGACATCCAGGCGCATATCGCGCAGCTCGCGCTCGAGGGCGTCGCGGTCGTGTTCATCTCCTCGGCGTTCGACGAGCTCGTGCGCGTGAGCGACCGGATCGTGGTGCTGAAGGACCGGGAGAAGATCGGCGAGCTGAGCAACGGCCCGGGCGTCACCGTCGACACGATCGTCGAGCTCATCGCCGCGCCCGCCGACGAGGACGACGAGGAGGGGTTCCCGCTGCCCGAGCTGCCGGCACGGCCGACCGCGCCGCGGCTGCCGGACCCCGCAGCGCGGGCCTGA
- a CDS encoding MauE/DoxX family redox-associated membrane protein, whose product MAALARAHRTSVPRTVARVVLGSFLAFAGVTHLTVAREEFRAQVPKSLPVPEDVTVVGSGVAEITLGSALLFARSRRGLAGWAAAAFFTAIFPGNIAQYVHRRSAFGLDTDGKRLGRLFFQPVLVAVALWSTGALKKR is encoded by the coding sequence ATGGCCGCCCTCGCCCGCGCGCACCGCACGTCGGTGCCCCGCACCGTCGCCCGCGTGGTGCTCGGCTCGTTCCTCGCCTTCGCCGGCGTCACGCACCTCACGGTCGCGCGGGAGGAGTTCCGCGCGCAGGTGCCGAAGTCGCTGCCGGTGCCCGAGGACGTGACCGTCGTCGGATCCGGCGTCGCGGAGATCACGCTCGGCTCGGCCCTGCTGTTCGCGCGCTCGCGCCGCGGCCTCGCCGGCTGGGCGGCCGCCGCGTTCTTCACGGCGATCTTCCCGGGCAACATCGCGCAGTACGTGCACCGCCGCAGCGCGTTCGGCCTCGACACCGACGGCAAGCGCCTCGGCCGGCTCTTCTTCCAGCCGGTGCTCGTCGCGGTCGCGCTCTGGTCGACGGGGGCGCTGAAGAAGCGCTGA
- a CDS encoding VOC family protein: MPMIFVNLPVTDLERATAFYTAVGFTVNPAFTDENAACIVVEEDHSCLMLLTRPFFQSFTDQPLGDPSAAVSALTSVNLDSREEVDAAVAGGLAAGGTEARPVADYGFMYQRQLTDPDGNILEIGHMDPAFAAGGPPAMDAQG; encoded by the coding sequence ATGCCCATGATCTTCGTCAACCTGCCCGTGACCGACCTGGAGCGCGCGACGGCGTTCTACACGGCCGTCGGCTTCACCGTGAACCCCGCGTTCACGGACGAGAACGCCGCCTGCATCGTGGTCGAGGAGGACCACAGCTGCCTCATGCTCCTGACCCGGCCGTTCTTCCAGTCGTTCACCGACCAGCCGCTCGGCGACCCGTCCGCCGCCGTCTCCGCGCTCACGTCGGTGAACCTCGACAGCCGCGAGGAGGTCGACGCGGCCGTCGCCGGAGGGCTCGCCGCGGGCGGCACCGAGGCCCGACCGGTCGCCGACTACGGCTTCATGTACCAGCGCCAGCTCACGGATCCGGACGGCAACATCCTCGAGATCGGTCACATGGACCCGGCGTTCGCCGCGGGCGGGCCGCCGGCCATGGACGCGCAGGGCTGA
- a CDS encoding epoxide hydrolase family protein has protein sequence MPHPLPLHVTDADLDDLRDRIRRTRWAAPWPVEPWEAGTDQALLRRLAAVWADGFDWRAREREIRALPWASVDLDGTPVSYLRFDAERPGGLPVILTNGWPSSALELVPLAERLSRPSRSGGDADDAVTVIVPALPGFPFSPPRPRVDEQTHELWHRLMAEELGFARYAAHGGDLGAGITSRLAESHPEAVAGIHLMAVAAPRDLDESTLTDEERAHREESREWDAAEGGYQHQQQTRPLTLAPALQDSTVGLLSWILEKHRAWSDCDGDVSRRFSDDHLLTLASLYWFTGSIGTSLRPYFEHGSGRTARVGRVRVPTAVAAFPHDLTHPPRSWAERTYDVVRYTAMPRGGHFAPHEEPDLLAEDIRAFLRILG, from the coding sequence ATGCCCCACCCGCTCCCCCTGCACGTCACCGATGCGGACCTCGACGACCTCCGCGACCGGATCCGCCGCACGCGCTGGGCCGCCCCGTGGCCGGTGGAGCCATGGGAGGCCGGCACGGATCAGGCCCTGCTCCGCCGCCTCGCCGCGGTCTGGGCGGACGGGTTCGACTGGCGGGCGCGCGAGCGCGAGATCCGGGCGCTGCCGTGGGCGAGCGTCGACCTCGACGGCACGCCCGTCTCCTACCTCCGCTTCGACGCGGAGCGGCCCGGCGGCCTCCCGGTGATCCTCACCAACGGCTGGCCGAGCTCCGCGCTCGAGCTGGTGCCGCTCGCGGAGCGCCTGTCGCGGCCGTCCCGCTCCGGCGGCGACGCGGACGACGCGGTCACCGTGATCGTCCCCGCGCTCCCCGGCTTCCCGTTCTCCCCGCCGCGGCCGCGCGTCGACGAGCAGACGCACGAGCTCTGGCACCGGCTGATGGCGGAGGAGCTCGGCTTCGCGCGGTACGCGGCGCACGGCGGCGACCTCGGTGCGGGGATCACGTCCCGGCTGGCCGAGAGCCACCCGGAGGCCGTGGCGGGCATCCACCTGATGGCGGTGGCCGCGCCGCGGGACCTCGACGAGTCGACGCTCACCGACGAGGAGCGCGCCCACCGGGAGGAGTCACGGGAGTGGGACGCGGCCGAGGGCGGGTACCAGCACCAGCAGCAGACCCGTCCGCTCACGCTCGCGCCGGCGCTGCAGGACTCGACCGTGGGGCTGCTGTCGTGGATCCTCGAGAAGCACCGCGCCTGGAGCGACTGCGACGGCGACGTGTCCCGCCGCTTCAGCGACGACCACCTCCTGACGCTCGCCTCCCTCTACTGGTTCACGGGATCCATCGGCACCTCGCTCCGCCCGTACTTCGAGCACGGCTCCGGGCGCACGGCACGGGTGGGCCGCGTGCGCGTGCCGACCGCGGTCGCGGCGTTCCCGCACGACCTGACGCACCCGCCGCGCAGCTGGGCCGAGCGCACCTACGACGTCGTCCGGTACACGGCCATGCCGCGCGGCGGGCACTTCGCCCCGCACGAGGAGCCGGACCTGCTGGCCGAGGACATCCGCGCGTTCCTGCGGATTCTGGGCTGA
- a CDS encoding MerR family transcriptional regulator: protein MHPSLIPPRSVRIGDAAAFAGTTPRAIRHYHRIGLLPEPARGADDRRRYEHDDMMRLLWVLRTADAGIPLGDIRAAFAGTDRDEGGAMPVAADAEARPDVDGILERLEASLAARAAEIGRQRLAVQRMRARGSRLGLLSDFVARRLDDLPAGSVRPADLDALLVMERMFGPLGAAVHASRAVALARHPDLRAQADRVEAAEEALDHAVPVDDPRVAQAAVDRHAFERALDAAIRESGQHEEDDALFDEWERLHPDGSDGSEDEPGAGPGRGHGSLTAAQALTRMPYDLSPARLRCQELLVAMGVVHLDEA, encoded by the coding sequence ATGCACCCGTCCCTCATCCCGCCCCGCTCGGTGAGGATCGGCGACGCCGCCGCGTTCGCCGGCACCACCCCGCGGGCGATCCGGCACTACCACCGCATCGGCCTGCTGCCGGAGCCCGCGCGCGGCGCCGACGACCGCCGGCGCTACGAGCACGACGACATGATGCGGCTCCTGTGGGTCCTGCGGACCGCGGACGCCGGGATCCCGCTGGGCGACATCCGCGCGGCGTTCGCCGGCACGGATCGTGACGAGGGCGGTGCGATGCCCGTCGCCGCGGACGCGGAGGCGCGGCCCGACGTGGACGGGATCCTCGAGCGGCTCGAGGCCTCGCTCGCGGCGCGCGCGGCCGAGATCGGGCGGCAGCGCCTCGCCGTGCAGCGCATGCGCGCCCGCGGCAGCCGACTCGGGCTCCTCTCCGACTTCGTCGCACGGCGGCTCGACGACCTGCCCGCGGGATCCGTGCGCCCGGCCGACCTCGACGCCCTTCTGGTGATGGAGCGCATGTTCGGCCCGCTGGGCGCCGCCGTGCACGCCTCGCGGGCCGTCGCCCTCGCCCGCCATCCGGACCTGCGCGCGCAGGCCGACCGGGTCGAGGCCGCGGAGGAGGCGCTCGACCACGCGGTCCCGGTGGACGATCCCCGGGTGGCGCAGGCCGCCGTCGACCGGCACGCGTTCGAGCGCGCGCTGGACGCGGCCATCCGGGAGTCCGGCCAGCACGAGGAGGACGACGCGCTCTTCGACGAGTGGGAGCGGCTGCACCCCGACGGCTCCGACGGCAGCGAGGACGAGCCCGGCGCGGGTCCCGGCCGGGGGCACGGATCCCTGACCGCGGCGCAGGCCCTCACGCGGATGCCCTATGACCTGTCTCCCGCCCGCCTCCGCTGCCAGGAGCTGCTTGTGGCGATGGGCGTCGTCCACCTAGACGAGGCTTAG
- a CDS encoding organic hydroperoxide resistance protein → MDALYTAEALATGAGRDGRVAVSDSDLALDLSIPKAMGGSGEGANPEQLFAAGYAACFHSALQGVARARKVKIADSSVGSRVSIGSNGEGGYQLAVHLEVVIPGVEHDLAQELADQAHQVCPYSNATRGNIEVVVTVSDD, encoded by the coding sequence ATGGACGCCCTGTACACCGCGGAGGCCCTCGCCACGGGAGCCGGCCGCGACGGCCGCGTGGCCGTCAGCGACAGCGACCTCGCGCTCGACCTCTCCATCCCCAAGGCGATGGGCGGATCCGGCGAGGGCGCGAACCCCGAGCAGCTCTTCGCCGCCGGCTACGCCGCGTGCTTCCACTCCGCGCTGCAGGGCGTCGCCCGCGCGCGCAAGGTGAAGATCGCCGACTCGAGCGTGGGCAGCCGCGTGAGCATCGGATCCAACGGGGAGGGCGGCTACCAGCTCGCCGTGCACCTCGAGGTCGTCATCCCCGGGGTCGAGCACGACCTCGCGCAGGAGCTCGCCGACCAGGCCCACCAGGTCTGCCCGTACTCGAACGCGACCCGCGGCAACATCGAGGTCGTCGTCACCGTCTCGGACGACTGA
- a CDS encoding ABC transporter permease, with product MSATTIRPPLAPTPAPGPGAAPRAPRRRMRLRLDSLPTVAALVILLAMLAYGEIAYGRILQAATLSNLLINNAHVIVLAVGLTFVILTGGIDLSVGAIVAVSSVAGVLLANAGWNPWVVMVLMILIGTASGVVSGVLIQFFDVQPFIATLAMMFLGRGLASILSTVPERLDDESPLRSLATNMKVVDGPKVNDVVTTPGVLIALVVVAVAFFVLHRTRLGRTVYATGGSEQSAALMGLPVRRTKLAVYVVSGSLAGLASVIYTARLGSAQNITGIGWELDAIAATVIGGTLLTGGVGFVLGSVVGALVLGLMNVLITRDGGIPPEATTIITGGILLVFVLLQRAVMARRRRT from the coding sequence ATGAGCGCCACGACGATCCGCCCGCCCCTCGCCCCGACGCCCGCGCCGGGTCCCGGTGCCGCGCCCCGCGCTCCGCGCCGCCGCATGCGCCTCCGCCTCGACTCGCTGCCGACCGTCGCCGCCCTGGTGATCCTGCTCGCGATGCTCGCCTACGGGGAGATCGCGTACGGCCGCATCCTGCAGGCCGCGACCCTGTCGAACCTGCTGATCAACAACGCGCACGTCATCGTGCTCGCGGTCGGGCTGACGTTCGTGATCCTCACGGGCGGCATCGACCTGTCCGTCGGCGCGATCGTCGCCGTCAGCAGCGTCGCCGGGGTGCTCCTCGCGAACGCGGGGTGGAACCCGTGGGTGGTGATGGTGCTGATGATCCTCATCGGCACGGCCTCCGGCGTCGTCTCGGGCGTGCTGATCCAGTTCTTCGACGTGCAGCCGTTCATCGCGACGCTCGCGATGATGTTCCTCGGCCGCGGCCTCGCCTCCATCCTCAGCACCGTGCCGGAGCGGCTCGACGACGAGTCGCCCCTCCGGTCGCTCGCCACCAACATGAAGGTGGTCGACGGCCCGAAGGTCAACGACGTCGTGACGACGCCGGGCGTGCTCATCGCGCTCGTCGTGGTGGCGGTCGCGTTCTTCGTGCTCCACCGCACGCGCCTCGGCCGCACCGTCTACGCGACCGGCGGATCCGAGCAGTCGGCCGCCCTCATGGGCCTGCCGGTGCGCCGCACCAAGCTCGCCGTCTACGTGGTCAGCGGCTCGCTCGCCGGCCTCGCATCCGTCATCTACACGGCCCGCCTCGGCAGCGCGCAGAACATCACCGGCATCGGCTGGGAGCTCGACGCGATCGCCGCGACCGTGATCGGCGGCACCCTCCTCACCGGCGGCGTCGGCTTCGTGCTCGGCTCGGTCGTCGGCGCGCTGGTGCTCGGCCTCATGAACGTGCTGATCACGCGCGACGGCGGCATCCCGCCCGAGGCGACCACCATCATCACGGGCGGGATCCTGCTGGTGTTCGTGCTCCTGCAGCGCGCGGTGATGGCCAGGCGGCGGCGGACGTAG